TATTTTAatgtagctaacgttagcttgtggTTCACTAGCTAAAGCTAGTCTTCTCCACTGTTGTAATGAAGCTAGGTAGATATTCAAGTATTTTACTGTGAGATATTGTTATTACCCTACATCCCTCATGACACAAAATAACATTTTGTGTGTAACTGTTCAGCAAGCTGGCTACTTAAAGATCATTCAGTTGTATTGAAGTTGCAACTAGCGTTAGCCGTATTGAATGCGTACAGTAACATTGAATTATCAGAAATATTCCTTGTTATGGTTATATAAGAGACACATaaccatttacattttaatgcaaATTATAATGTAACTGACAAATCATTTGAAAGCTTAGTTTTTGTAACGAGCATATATCATGATATGAAAATATGGTAAATTATCTTtggtctgtttgttttgttgcagcAGACTGAAACAAGCTTAGAAAAAAAGCTTAAACTAACAGCAACAATAGCTTTTAGATCTCATAAAACTCACTCAGTATCTCTGGGTTGTTTTCCAGATGTCTCAAACCTAGATTCAGAGTGATTGATTGACATTGCTCGGCTTTGCATTCAAATAACCAGCGCCTACATGATCGGATGAGATGTTGGACACCGATGACTGCACCTTGTCCCTGGACAATCTGTTTTTTGAGAAACCCATTGTCCACAAAGTGTGAGTACAAATATAACCCATAATCATTCCCCTCTTTTCTTCCGCTCACAGctgaattaatgtttttttccggTGGATTGTATTTGGCAGAAAGCCACTGCACCAGGAGGTCAGTCCATGGCAGCTGGACGTGCCTCCATCCCTTTCTCAGGTTCCAGCCACTCAGGATGTGCAGAAGAAGGCAGAGTCTATCCCTACCCTATACAGTATGTTGTGCTCTGGATTAGGGTGAATTCCTTTTCACTTGATTTGAGTAAACTGCTAAGTATCTAGCCTATTGAGGAACCACTCAATTTAACTTTGTGGCTCACTGTCACGCTAGTTTGAATAGGCTTGAAAGCCTACGCAATTGTCCTTGGCTTGCGTAAATACACCAGGTTCTGagtcttataatatatatatatttgtttgatgactctttctccctctttaaTAATACTCACAGGTTTCCCACAGAGACTCAATACGTTCCTGCCTCCTTCGAAAGGATCAGCTGGCCTTAAGGTTTTACCATCAAAAATCAACAGGCCTTACACTTATAACAATGATGAGAAAGAGATTGAGCAAACTCAGGGTGGCAGCAATAGCACCAGCCTATGGGGAAGTGATGGGTTTAAGGATTACTCTCAGGGTTCCGGTCAGAGTGGCAGAAGTGGAGATAAAACCCTGCAGCACTCCAGTCATGCAGCCATCAGCAGGAGGGGTTTGTCTCTGGAGCAAAGCCAAGCACATCCTCTTCGGAAAAGGCAAGTGTCAGTTATTTGTCAAGCTGACATAATATAATTGTGACCTAATGTGTGCATATTAAAGGCTGTAAATAGCAGGCCAAAAACTATCTTTCTCTCCTTGAAGGCGGATgcagaacattttaaaagtgcTGAAATGTTGCAGGATTAATGTTATTCTCAGTATAAAAGCCATGTTTCCATTTTTTGGCTGTTCAAAATATTTCCTTTTTAATCCCTCAGGTGATTGGAATCCATGACATGCTTAGTTAAGATTTAACTGCAATGAAGAGGCTTGATTTTTACGCGTGTGGACGGTTCATTAGAGTAACATAGAAAGATGCTTCAGAGGCCGGTTCTTCAAATAAGCCCCCAAGCTTGCAATTGTCTTCCCTCTATCATTCTACCTTCCTCCTCATCTGAATTCTTTATTCCCTCTGTATTCACCTCTCCCTCCCACAACAGCCTGTTCAAGGTCCAGGTGTTGAACAGTGGAGGTGACTCGTCAAACATAGATGACctcagaagcagcagcagcagaagccaGACAGCATCTAGACCTCAAACTTTTATCAGtgcggttgccatggtgacagtgcctcctcctcttcagccgCCACGGGCAACAGTTAGCCAGGCAGCTTCTCCTCGCTCTCCCaagccccccctcccatcccttcCTCTGGGCTCATCTGCAGCGAGTGGCCGACCCCCGCAGACGGCGGCACGTGCTGAGATGCAGGACAAGGGCACAAAGAGAGCCTTCGTTCCGCCCATGACGCCTCTGCCTCTTTGCATACAAGGTGCTGCACTGCATTGACACCGTCACAGACATGCGCTGTGCTCATAGTTGTTGACTGGTTTACCAAATAACACTCTTATAGTTTATGTAAAGTGGTTCAGCTAATGAGCATGCACATTTCTAGCCATGGCAGCAGCTGCCACATTGTGTTTGGGTGATGAGGTGAAATGAGGTGAGCTCTCCTCGTTGACCGCTCCACTGTAATGCAACATACTGGTCACTAGGTGGTGCATTGCAAAACAGTATAGCGGTGGAGTAACAGGAGAAACCCTTGTGGTCGATTGTCATTTCTGACATTGTAGTTaacattcactgtaaaataaaatCCCTTGATTTTATACCCTACAAAATTGTCATTAACTTTTATATAATCGTAATGGTTGAATCAGTGGAATCAGTGAGAGTGTGACTAATTTAAAGTGATGTCATCTTTTGATTGTGCACATTTTAGGGTCCTCTGGGTCTGGAGTTTTGAGACCAGTTTCTGAAATCCgtatccttttttcttttgcataaGTCAACTCAATGTTTGAATTGTGATCGAGTGCTTGGAATGCAATTTCTCAAGTAATGTGGTTTGATTTCCTGAACCATGCTAACAAAGCAGCTAAGTTCAGATCTGTCTTCAAGGAGTTCCCCTTTTTCAACTATGTTCAGTCCAGAGCACTAGATGAtgtaagcatttttttttaaagcctttatAACCAGAATGATGAGAGATTGACGATTGACGAACATGATGTTTTTCATTGCCTTGTCATGTTTGGTTTATTTACAGGTTCTTTACACGGGTAAGAACTTTGTGGCGTGTGCTCCTACTGGATCTGGGAAGACAGTGCTGTTTGAGCTGGCCATCATTCATCTGTTAATGGAGACCTCAGAGCCCTGGAGAGATGTCAAAGCTGTCTATAGTGAGCATAATAGTATTTAGACCCTATTGATACACAGATCAATCTCTGATTAGATTTGGCCGAgagggaatatatatattttgtatctaaAAAGTTGTATTTTCGAGTCTCAATAAAAGGGAAAATGATTCCTATCTTGAAAGTTTAGATAAATTCcgacatattttttaaactccCAAGACTCCCATGAACATAGATTTTCTTTCTTCACttatgaactgaaaacacaaaatacagaaggaattatACAGCCACAATGTTTCAACACAATACACCTGACTCTGATCATGCACTGGGGCTTTGAACGTGTGATTTCTGATGACGTTATTTGGGGGGTGTCTGACCCTTTCACTGTTTGATCTTGCCAGTGGCCCCGATCAAAGCCCTCTGCAGCCAGTGCTTTGAGAGCTGGAAGAAGAAGTTTGGTCCTCTGGGGCTGAACTGTAAGGAGTTGACGGGCGACACGGAGATCGATGACTTCTTTGAGATTCAGGACTCCCACATCATTCTGACCACACCTGTGTGTGACAATATACTTATTTAAACAAATGCGACAAAAATTAAGGAAAAATAAGACAACACAATATATTTGTGATACAAATTTCatacaaatatgtaatgttgtattcattttttCACAGGAAAAATGGGACAGCATGACAAGAAAATGGAAGGACAATTGTCTGTTGCAGCTCGTCAGGCTCTTCCTTATCGATGAGGTCAGATAATTTGTTCAAAGACCCTTTTTTGAGTATTCATAGTGTCTCATAACCTGCATTCACAGTGATGGATGCTCACTGTGCACTCATGTGCTCTGAGATGTACTGCCAACAGCAAACTTTATTATAGCACTGATGGCACATACTCAGCCTCTGCCCTCAGCCTTTGACAGCCCTTAAGAAATGATGATACATCATGTGGCCAATGTATTGTGGGAAGTACATACGACTTGTCTATGTAGGTCTTTCAGACGCGATGCGCATCGTcatattaattaaatgttatcAACTTAACATCTCTATTGCCTGAAATATGTTTATAAAGCAAACTAGCACCTGTTGTTGTTCCAGGTGCATGTGGTGAAGGATGCGACCCGCGGTGCCACGCTGGAAGTAGTTGTGAGCAGAATGAAGGCTGTGCACGCCTACAGAACAGCACAGAATCCAGAGACAGGCCTCTCCATGAGGTTTGTGGCTGTGTCAGCCACCATACCCAACACCTCGGATGTACGTGGCTAAGAAAGAGCACAGCAGACATTTGTTTATGAAAACAATTCAAATAACAGTGTGGGCAAATCTCTCTGAATGATATGATTCATTGATAAATTGGTTAACTGGAGCGCTCCGTTATGTGATTAAGTaggattttttttcaaaatagcaACAAATTAAGAAAGGCACTTCATTGAGGCACTGCCCTGTAATGCATTGACACAATTCTGTGTTTGTACCTTATCTCTTGTGTAGATTATTAAACAGATCATTGTCTCATCtgctttgttttgctgttagATAGCAGACTGGCTGTCTGATGACAGCGGTCCTGCCACATATCTGAACATGGATGAGAGCCACCGCCCCGTGAAACTGAGGAAGGTGGTGCTGGGATTCCCCTGCAGCCCGAACCAAACCGAGTTCAAGTTTGACCTTTCGCTCAACTACAAGATCGCCAACATCATACAAACGTACTCTGACCAGAAGCCTGCGCTAGTGGTGGGTGGGAAACTGAGCCAGACTTTATTCTTGTTTTCTGCTTGTGTGTTGATTATATCATTATTTAAccctatttaaccctcctgtcgccttcgggtcaatttgacccgattcagtgtttaatgtcggtgttctttcgggagtcaacaaacaaacataaagtacctcacacttaaacttggaaaacaatattaattctaataattttctggagattttaatagctggggtcatattgacctcaagggtaaaatatgttagtaaatataaaggtaacaggagggttatacattgaatcgggtcatattgacccgaaggcgacaggagggtgaaacattgaatcgggtcaaattgacccgaaggcaacacaagggttaagttacAGAAAGAGGTGGGACCTTTACTTCTTAATGAACGTATAATATTTCCTTCGATTATTTGAAAAATATCTGTCTATGTTTATAATAATTATGGTATTCTGTAGTTCTGCTCTACAAGGAAAGGAGTGCAGCAGTCAGCTGCAGTTCTGGCCAAGGACGCTCGGTTCATTATGAGCATCGAGCACAAGCAAAGGTTTGTTTCTAACTTATCTATAATAAGTCATCTTCAGTGTAGTTAACTTCATTGAAAGCGCGTGATCTTGACTTTTTGTTACTTATAATTTGTTTAGGCTGACGAAATATGCAAACTCTATTCTGGATTTAAAACTGAGAGGTGAGTCAATTTTTAAAACCTAAATGTCAAAACCCACCAGATATAGACTTTGAAACCTGTGTCAGTCCAGAGTTCATCGATGTACCGACTGTATTCCATTATTTGGTGTTGTGTTTGTGGTCTAGATCTGGTGATGTTCGGAGTTGGTTACCACCATGCAGGAGTTGACTTGTCTGATAGGAAGTTGATAGAAGAGGCCTTCACTCTGGGAGACCTGCCCGTCCTCTGTGAGACTTTATCACTAGTACAGTTTTATCCTGTGCTATAAATGTCTATGTGTCCATACAAGTGTGCAACACCATCCTGTATTGTCTTTGTAACGTTGCAGACGTAAACAGGAAAGACAAGTGCCACAGGTTACTTCCTCCGCGTTGATCCGTATTTCACCCATATCATGTTCGATCAACCCGACTTGTTCTGGTATTTTAGTATGCCAAGAGCATTGTACATGATATAGATGACACtaatattactttttaaagCTCACATCCACTAATACTGATTGTATGCCTAATTGTACGACTTATTGGTACAGCTCTAATTTAAGTATATCAAATTATTTACCACACTCGTTTCCCGTTAACTGGTACAGACATTTTAATTGATTATTTTATTGCATTTCATGGGCACTGAACTTGTGCTTGTGGTCTGATTCATAATCCTCTAGTTACCACCAGGACTCTGGCCATGGGGGTGAACCTGCCAGCTCATCTGGTGGTGATCAAGTCTACCATGCAGTATGTGGGAGGCTCCTGTGAGGAGTACTGCAAGTCTGACTTGCTGCAGATGATTGGCCGAGCTGGAAGACCACAAGTAATGCAGAATAACTATGaaatactttattatttttcttactTGGGTGTGCATTTTCTTTGCGGTTGCTGTACCATTTTACCACAAGGTACATTGCCCTTTATTGATGTTTTTAAAGAGTACCATCAACGTGCAGGAATCTTAAGGTTTCTGTGAAAATataatctttattttaaatacagtAAATGGAGTAAGAAAGATAGCAACCACTAATTTTAGTAAAATGCACAAACTAAATACCAACTTTCGTTTCTTCCTCCTCTAAGTTTGACACGTCTGCGACTGCAGTGATCATGACCAAGTTCCACACCAAAGAAAAGTACATGAACCTTATGAATGGGGTGGAAATCATTGAGAGCAGGTATCACAACTCGGTCCCTTTTTTCTTCGTCTTTCTCATCTTTCTCTGACTGTTGCTCGCTCAGAGACATTATCACAGCAGCACACGAGGTAACAGTATACTTCTTTTCCTAGCTTACACAGCCACCTGGTCGAGCACCTCAATGCGGAGATTGTTCTCCAAACCATCAGTGATGTGAACATGGCTTTGGACTGGATACGCTCCACCTTCCTCTACATCCGAGCCCTCAAGAATCCCACACACTATGGTCAGAGCTGCAAACACACAGGAAATGATCTGTTTCAGAATTCCTATCCAGCTTCTTTTTATGACTCTTTATAAAAGACAGTCAGTGCAACTTGTCTCGACTCCAACTTCAGGTTTCTCCGCCAACTTGGACAGATTTGGAATCGAAGCAAAATTGCAAGGTGGGCCACAACTGTTTTTACTCTATATGAAGCATAAACTGTAAATAAGAAGGGGTCGTTATCACCGTGATGtagctttaatttttttaaccatcaagctttaatttttttaaccaaaGGTGACAGGATTGGGTGGAGGAAAGTAGAACCCAAAGCTGGATAGGATATTTGTAGCCCAAAAGGTTACATTAACTCTCATGACCGGAAAATACACCGTGAAAAGGTTTAAGTTGTAAGACGAAATACAGAAACTCCCAGACATGACAACACCGTGGCAGCGATGTGTTGATCACCCGGCAGCCACGCCCTGAAGCATACGGGCTTTATTgtctattttactttaaatgggACCTCGACATACAAAAGGAACATCGTGCTGCGTTGAAGCGGTTGTCACCATAAAGTCACGTTAGCAATACCTACTGACTAAAGAAAGAAATTAATTTTGTCATAGACTTCACATGGACCAcaatcagacttatttttgcCACCAGAGGTTTTGCCCCCTTCTGGCCGTTCGAAAGAGTTTAAGTTTAAAGCTCTTACACATTGCCTTCACTTTTTAGACCCAGAGATTTCCGCCTGATTTGAGGTTGTTTCTATTTTTCCTCTCATAGAACTGTGTCTGAAGAACCTCAACTCTCTGTCCTCCATTGGTCTGATCGACATGGATGAAGATATCAACATCAAACCAACAGGTAGCGAGCAGGAATAGGTTTGAATGATTTGGAAAATCATcctttttagtttatttttataactTCTGTTCAGTGGAGTGAATAACATCTGCACCGTTTTCTACAATCCTATTTTAGTAATGGGCCTTAAAACTGTGAAATAGTTTGCGTGTGTTCCCTGCAGAGAGTGGCAGAGTGATGGCTCGGTACTGTGTCGCCTTTGACACCATGGACCAGTTCAGCAAAGTGTCTGGCACTGAGAGCCTGTCGGACCTGGTAGGTTTCCTCATAAAACTGCACCgcaatgttttttattaaaacacagTGTATTGTTAGGCTGGTTTCCTTCAAATGGACATTATTTAAATTCTGATTACGGTATGGCACTGCAAAGAAAGCACTATTCAGATCAGAAGTGTCTGTATGTTCAGATTGAGTTAGTGTCGAAGAGCAGAGAGTTCAGCGACATTCAGTTGAGAATGAATGAGAAGAGGCCTCTGAACACCTTCAACAGGGACAAGAACAGGGTCACCATCAGGTCAGACTTATTCAAAGGATGGACATATACAGTATCATAACCCCTGCTCTGCATAATGGTGGACACACGCCATTGTGAATAAGATGTTTCTGtatttttccaggtttcccattGAGGGAAAGATCAAAACCAGTAAGATGAAAGTGAACTGGTAGGTTTATTCATTCAGTGCTTTCTCTGTGTAAAAGGAACATTGGTATTCATTTTATTGTAGAATATATATTATGGAGTTCTTATGGACTGTTGCACTATAGATATTATGTGCTCATTGTCTCGCCTGTAGCTTGATTCAGACTCAGTTGGGATCCATCTCAATTCAAGAGTTTGGACTGACACAGGACACAGCGAAGATCTTCAAAAATGGGATGCGCATCAGCAAATGTATGTTGGGTAAATCAggaacaacaaataaacaaagcttattaaatgttttatttagtaATTTTTCTGacttttatgtatttgtgtccCAATCAGGCCTGTCAGAGTTTCTGAGTCACCGATCAAAGATCGGTTTCTCCGCTCTGCTTAACTCCCTGATCCTGGCGAAGTGCTTCAGAGCCAAGCTTTGGGAAAACTCCTTCTATGTTTCCAAACAGCTGGAAAAGATAGGTAGATAAACATCACCATAGTAAAACATATGTTATCCATGCAATGTAAATATAGTAATACAATGACAAATCTCAATGCTAGTTAGTGCCCAATGAATGACTCAATACAGCTTCCTATTAGATGCACATGCAGTCTCAAACTAAATATCATCGCTTCATATCAACTGTGTTTTTCAGGCCAGACACTGTCAACTGCCATGGTGAACGCTGGACTCACCACTTTCAGCAAAATAGAGCAAACCAACGCCAGAGAGCTCGAGCTGGTCAGTctgtaatatataaaaaaat
This portion of the Pseudoliparis swirei isolate HS2019 ecotype Mariana Trench chromosome 8, NWPU_hadal_v1, whole genome shotgun sequence genome encodes:
- the hfm1 gene encoding probable ATP-dependent DNA helicase HFM1 isoform X2; the protein is MVTVPPPLQPPRATVSQAASPRSPKPPLPSLPLGSSAASGRPPQTAARAEMQDKGTKRAFVPPMTPLPLCIQGSSGSGVLRPVSEIPAKFRSVFKEFPFFNYVQSRALDDVLYTGKNFVACAPTGSGKTVLFELAIIHLLMETSEPWRDVKAVYMAPIKALCSQCFESWKKKFGPLGLNCKELTGDTEIDDFFEIQDSHIILTTPEKWDSMTRKWKDNCLLQLVRLFLIDEVHVVKDATRGATLEVVVSRMKAVHAYRTAQNPETGLSMRFVAVSATIPNTSDIADWLSDDSGPATYLNMDESHRPVKLRKVVLGFPCSPNQTEFKFDLSLNYKIANIIQTYSDQKPALVFCSTRKGVQQSAAVLAKDARFIMSIEHKQRLTKYANSILDLKLRDLVMFGVGYHHAGVDLSDRKLIEEAFTLGDLPVLFTTRTLAMGVNLPAHLVVIKSTMQYVGGSCEEYCKSDLLQMIGRAGRPQFDTSATAVIMTKFHTKEKYMNLMNGVEIIESSLHSHLVEHLNAEIVLQTISDVNMALDWIRSTFLYIRALKNPTHYGFSANLDRFGIEAKLQELCLKNLNSLSSIGLIDMDEDINIKPTESGRVMARYCVAFDTMDQFSKVSGTESLSDLIELVSKSREFSDIQLRMNEKRPLNTFNRDKNRVTIRFPIEGKIKTSKMKVNCLIQTQLGSISIQEFGLTQDTAKIFKNGMRISKCLSEFLSHRSKIGFSALLNSLILAKCFRAKLWENSFYVSKQLEKIGQTLSTAMVNAGLTTFSKIEQTNARELELIVNRHPPFGNQIKDSVMHLPKYEVTLEQLPRHSCVTAEIVVKVNLKNQEQLLARRTAPDNHYISLIIGNSDNSVVFLQKLTDSVLLKCGSWLKKIEVAKASKGEEISVNLISSQYVGLDIQQKFNVYYSGARRFGNDNLPNTPFDPTGPRPQPPDQAATQRGNGPSAADQESGNKRQCNHFCKNKDLCGHDCCKVGVTVARKRSANQESSFSSYLKDLRSRCDTLSQTPVKRLKLKMSEESVSVNMQEFAYRPKERQPSASWDGGSHCDASGRLSETVDLTGEDDFHLNDGDRRKQIKDDNSELNTFPIRVGCNDHRVFDCILYSGFDDYDEDLHRMMKQTAQTPRAQRQSIETEGPSVWMNPEISVAVNQNHKLLLNRIKAASSAAVSNRGAYSLNALSSHIPTISFDLGDEWDDFDDENLVHASETSLASCLTSAKPEAWQCVYNNMPGGVELQLHALLLHLSQYSRVTPNSNPV
- the hfm1 gene encoding probable ATP-dependent DNA helicase HFM1 isoform X1, which codes for MVTVPPPLQPPRATVSQAASPRSPKPPLPSLPLGSSAASGRPPQTAARAEMQDKGTKRAFVPPMTPLPLCIQGSSGSGVLRPVSEIPAKFRSVFKEFPFFNYVQSRALDDVLYTGKNFVACAPTGSGKTVLFELAIIHLLMETSEPWRDVKAVYMAPIKALCSQCFESWKKKFGPLGLNCKELTGDTEIDDFFEIQDSHIILTTPEKWDSMTRKWKDNCLLQLVRLFLIDEVHVVKDATRGATLEVVVSRMKAVHAYRTAQNPETGLSMRFVAVSATIPNTSDIADWLSDDSGPATYLNMDESHRPVKLRKVVLGFPCSPNQTEFKFDLSLNYKIANIIQTYSDQKPALVFCSTRKGVQQSAAVLAKDARFIMSIEHKQRLTKYANSILDLKLRDLVMFGVGYHHAGVDLSDRKLIEEAFTLGDLPVLFTTRTLAMGVNLPAHLVVIKSTMQYVGGSCEEYCKSDLLQMIGRAGRPQFDTSATAVIMTKFHTKEKYMNLMNGVEIIESSLHSHLVEHLNAEIVLQTISDVNMALDWIRSTFLYIRALKNPTHYGFSANLDRFGIEAKLQELCLKNLNSLSSIGLIDMDEDINIKPTESGRVMARYCVAFDTMDQFSKVSGTESLSDLIELVSKSREFSDIQLRMNEKRPLNTFNRDKNRVTIRFPIEGKIKTSKMKVNCLIQTQLGSISIQEFGLTQDTAKIFKNGMRISKCLSEFLSHRSKIGFSALLNSLILAKCFRAKLWENSFYVSKQLEKIGQTLSTAMVNAGLTTFSKIEQTNARELELIVNRHPPFGNQIKDSVMHLPKYEVTLEQLPRHSCVTAEIVVKVNLKNQEQLLARRTAPDNHYISLIIGNSDNSVVFLQKLTDSVLLKCGSWLKKIEVAKASKGEEISVNLISSQYVGLDIQQKFNVYYSGARRFGNDNLPNTPFDPTGPRPQPPDQAATQRGNGPSAADQESGNKRQCNHFCKNKDLCGHDCCKVGVTVARKRSANQESSFSSYLKDLRSRCDTLSQTPVKRLKLKMSEESVSVNMQEFAYRPKERQPSASWDGGSHCDASGRLSETVDLTGEDDFHLNDGFDDYDEDLHRMMKQTAQTPRAQRQSIETEGPSVWMNPEISVAVNQNHKLLLNRIKAASSAAVSNRGAYSLNALSSHIPTISFDLGDEWDDFDDENLVHASETSLASCLTSAKPEAWQCVYNNMPGFAATSVPVLQSHSQLQPCVTTARTPLRSILPVIREQRASLVTVRPLNRITHDWNTKRSNNFGEEITVKRPACPQKQTETQEAPLPRRFDFFSTMSVPPNISSTVNRSSTECKEEEAFLGIFDGIF